The Erinaceus europaeus chromosome 4, mEriEur2.1, whole genome shotgun sequence genomic sequence AGCCCGTAGCCAGCCGCCGAGTAGCTGCCCACATGGCCTGGATGCCCGTTGGGCGGCAGGTACTGGTCCAATTCGGCCACGTCGAAGGTCTCCATGTTGGACATCACCTCGTGGCTGATCTCCCCGATGTCCACGTTGCCAAAGTCGATGTGTGGCTTCCCGCCCTCCCCCAGCGAGCGGCCGTCCCTTTTGAGGTCCGCCTTGCCcgcctgcaggtctgtctttggGGTGGTTGGAGGGGTGGGCGGGCCATGGCTCTGGCCTGGGTGGCGGGGAGACACGAAAGGAGGGGGCCATGAGATCCAGGTTGTTGCCTGCAGCCAAGATGTCCAAGGCTGACCACTGCGTGCCCCTCGGTGCCCCACGTCTCAGCAGGCAGGGGCATTTTAGCACGCCATGGTAtgggcaggtctccaggtgtttacAAACACCTCTAGCCTTTGGGAGGGGTCCTGCCTCCCTCTCAGATTGGGCTGCTCTATATCTGTCACCTGCTGCCTGGAGAGGCTCACTTAGAAAAATCCTTTTTCAGGgatctggcggtggtgcacccaatcAAGCTCACATATTATCGTGCCCAAGGGCCTCGGTtctagcccctagtccccacctgcagaggggaagcttcatgagtgtttcaggttcctctctctctctttctctctctccctcactcactctatctactctccctttctcagttTGTCTGTATAAAagaagttggggccaggtggtggcacacctggttgcgagcatgttacagtgcacaaggacccaggtttgagcccctggtccccacctgtagggggaaagctttgcgaatggtgaagaaggtctgcaggtgtctctctgtctctctatctcccctcctccttttaatttttgattatccgataaataaagataattaaaaacaagaaacttCAAAAAACGTtgagagtagatagtataatggttattcaaaaagaccctcatgcttgaagctataaagtcccaggtttaatcttctacaccatcataagccacagctgagcagtgctctggttaaaaataagtgagttgggcagtagcacaatgggttaagtgcaggtggcacaaagtgcaaggaccggtgaaaggatcctggtttgagccctggctccccacctgcaggcgagttgcttcacaagcggtgaagcaagtctgcaggtgtcttatctttctctccccgtcttccccatctctcttgatttctctatgtcctatccaacaacgacgacatcaacaacaacaataactacaaaaataaaagaacacgggcaacaaaagtgaataaataaatattaaaaaacataaatagcagcaacaaaaaagatcaaaagaaaaggaaaaaaataaaggaagcgatagtcaccaggagtggtggatttgctgtATAGGTATcgaaccctagcaataatcctagtggcaatttaaaaaaagtcccTTCCTAGTGGCGAGTTTGCCTTTCAGTGAGCTGCTGACCCCCAAGGTGCTCAGGTCTCCTCTTCCAGGCCTCCGTGCAGGCTTCCTGCTGACACTGGACCTGTGCGGCCCCTCACTTGTGCTGCCTCCTGTGTCCCCTCCACTTCACCTGGCCCTCAATCCCAAGGGCAGACAAGTGCCTTCCAGTGGCCCTGCCCTGGCCCCTCCTCTCATTCTGGGGAGCACTGACATGCTGCCTTGCCCTTGGCTGTTCCTTTACTTTGCTCACTTTCTCATTCCTGCGTTAACCCAGAAGGCTTGACCTTGTCTTCACAAGGTCATGGTCTCAGGGGAGATTCCACACCTACACGGCCATTCTGAAGCAGTTGTTCTGggcacatgtgtgtgcatgtgtgtacatgtgtatacttccctgtctctctgtccctgaggGATGGCTGGGCTGCAGGTCCCATCAGAGAATGAACACAGCTGTGGTCTCAGAGACCAGCTGCTCCTTGAGGGCGGCCAGTGCTCTCCTGCGCCCACTCGGGAGCCAGTGCCGAGCGCCAGTGCTCTGGATGTTGTGGTTTGCATCTGACTATTGCCGGTTGTCTAAGATAGGAGGTTATACAGTCTGTCTGCTCTTAGCCAGTTTCCATGTCAGTAAAACACACTACCAAGCAGATACTGCCTCCTCCTGGAATCCTTCCCTGACTGCAGACTTTGGCAGTCTTATCtgtatggatgggtggatgggtgggtgggtgactcCTCCACAGAGGCCATGCCCCTCCAGGTGGCCCCAGGCTTCGGGTGCACCTGTGTCTACCTGTACTCAGCTCGGCTGTGCCCGTCCTGGGACTCTTAGGCCCCGGGGGCTTCTGCTTTGTACCCTCAGCATCTGCTctattgtcttatttatttattttctaaaatcagagcactgcacgTGCAGCTCTGGAGTCTGGAGGTAttagggactgaaccagggaccgcagagcctcaggcatgaaagtctgctgctTAAACCTTGTCTTCTGAGACAGCCCTGCTCACTGGAACCTGCCACATGCTGGCTCCATGCCTCTCGGTCCACACGGGGCAGCTGCGGGTCAGGCAGGAGTGTGGGCTCTGACTCTAGCTGAGTGGcaattccctttcagtttcttatCCACGGGATGACAGTAACGACCTGCGGGCcgagctctgagccccagcagccCAGCCAGCTCACCACAGCTGGGCACAATCAGATGAGCCAACACACAGAGGGGAGCTGGGTATCTGGCCAGCCGCAGGGGCTCAACTAATGCAATGAGATGGACAAAGAAGCCCTCGGCCCGGCCTCTCAGGCAGTGGTGGCCACCTCTCCTCCATCCTCACGGCATCCTGTGCCTGCTTTCTTGTTGTAACTGCTCCCTCAGCCCCCAGGCCTCCTTAACCAGCCCCCGACCTCTggtcacaccccccccccccagctcctgaGTCCCCCCTCACCCTCAGTTCCCTCTGGTCCCCTTCACCTCAGGCCAAGCCCTTCTGAGCCCCGGTCATGCTGTCCAGCTTCCACTTCTGCCCTGGCCAGGACCCCTCCTCCTGCAGCCACCAGCCCAGCACTTACCTGAGGGGTGCTCTGGGTTTCCATCTGACATTGGGGAGCCCTCTCCGGGGTGCCGGTGGTCCAGGTGGGCGCTCTTGTAGTGCGCCTGGATGGCAGCGGTGCCACCCTGTTCGGCCTCCGCCCCCGGGCACTCCGCCTCGCCTTGGGCCGCCTTCCCATTCTTCCGCCGCCGAGGCTGGTACTTATAGTCGGGGTGGTCCTTCTTGTGTTGCATGCGCAGCCGCTCGGCCTCCTCGATGAAGGGGCGCTTGTCGCTCTCATTCAGCAGCCTGCACACAACAGCCGCGGGGGCCCTGTCTGAGTGTCTGGGGGACCCAGGGTGCGGGATGTGGGTGGGGACCCTTTGGTTTGTGGGTGGGAAGATGTCAGCTCCCAGGAACCCTGGCCTCGGGCTATGCTTTCTGCCCCAAATATCCGGGGATGTGCGGGGCTGGGTGTGAGAGAGGGACCAGGCCCTGCAGATGGAGTCAGGAGGTGCAGGTGTGAGCTTGAGGAAAGGGGGAAGCAGCCTCACCAGAGCTGATTGTGCGGCGAGCTGGCTGCCTGGCTGGGGGGTGAACATCGGCACTGGAGGTGTGCAGTAGAGAAGAACATGGTGGGGAGCCTAGGTCCTGTTACTTACAGCTGTGTGGTCACGGGCGAGCCACCTCTCTGAGTCCTACTTTCTTCTAGAGAACGTGGGCAAGTCCCCACTTTACTGGGGAGGGGACAGGCTGGGGCAGTGAGGTGAGGTGCTCTGCGTGGGGCCTGAGGCTGAAGGCAGGTGCCTTGAGAAATATGCTACTGCCATCATCATCAtagttcatcatcatcatcatcactagcTGAGCTTTGTACTTGCGTGATCCCACCACTTGTGGAAttgctctctcttccctttctttcgcTTCCCTTCCTCCCTGTATCCCTCCCTTaacccctccctttctctcttcctttcacacacacgcacacacacacacacacacagtccataACACGACAGCTTTCTTTAAAGCAGTGGGCACCACTaatctggatcacacacatggcaaagcagtgtgctcTCCAAGGGAGCTATGTAGCCAGTCCTTgaatttccccttccctttcaaaaagtttcagatagagacagagggagagaggagagatatcatagcatcaccccaccattcatgaagcttccccatgcggGTGCTCCAGTGTGGTACTGCGGGCTCAAAtggaggtccttgcacatggtaaagtgtgtgttccaCAAGCTTCAGCTATCTTTTGGatcctaattttttcttttcttttctttttttcttttgccaccagagttatcactgggacttggtgccagcactacagaccTCTTGCTGGccatttctcccttctttctttttcttttttttttctattttatttgacaggacagagagaatttgaaagagtagggggaagaagagagggagagaaaaagacacctacagccctgcttcacggtttgtgaagtgtcacccctgcagacggggagccagggctcgaacctgggtccttgcacacggtgatgtgtgtgttcaaccacccAGCTCTGCTGATTTTCCCTTTAATAAAAATCTgtctatttgggagtcgggcagtcgtgcagtgggttaagtgcacttggcgcaaagcgcaaggacccgggttcaagcccccggctccccacctacaggggagtcgcttcacaggcggtgaggcaggtctgcaggtgtctgtctttctctcccgctctctgtcttcccctcctctctccatttctctctgtcctatccaacaacaacatcaagaactacaacaataataactacaacaaccatgaaaaacaacaagggcaacaaaaggggaaataaaacaaatctgtctatttatttatataaagagcaagacaaacagagggggagagagaaggtaaaaagagagtgagagagaatgcaGTGCCACTCTggcattgaacctgtggcctcacagATGCAAGTTCTGTTTCTAATGCTGAGCTGCCTCCCAACTATGAGAACTATTCAGATGCTCTGGGGGACCTCAGAGGCCCCTCTGGAATACTGATCTGGAAGTTCAGGTGTGTGGGCTAGAGGGCAGGCTGTGAGTGCTTTTCACTGTGTGGTCACTGCCTCCCGAGGGACTTCAAGTCCCCTTGCTGGGGGTGCCAGAGGGTAGAGGAAGCTGGGCTCTTCCACAGCTTGGCACAGGGGCCAGCAGACCCTCTCTGAGCCCTTAGAGACCTGCTGATGAATGAAGCCCTACAGCGAGACATGGGGAACTTTTTCCCCCTGGCCCACagtcatttggatatttataacatcacttGTGGGAAATATCAGcaccttaaaaattagcacttgagggggtcgggcagtagcgcagcgggttaagcgcatgtggcacaaagtgcaaggaccagcgtaaggatccaggttcaagcccccggctccccacctgcaggggagtcgattcacaggcagtgaagcaggtctgcaggtgtttatctttctctccccctctctgtcttcccctcctctctcgatttctctctgtcctatccaacaacgaatgacatcaacaacaacaataataaccacaacaaggttacaacaagggcaacaaaaggggaaaaaaatggcctccaggagcagtggattcatggtgcaggcactgagccccagcaataaccctggagacagaaaaaaaaaaaaaagcacttgaatgggagttgggcggtagcgcagtgggataagcgcacatggagcaaagtgcaaggaccggcataaggatcccagttcgagaccccggctccccacctgcaggggagtcacttcacaagcagtgaagcaggtctgcaggtgtctgtctctccccttctctgtctttccttcctctctccatctttctctgtcctgtccagcaacgacaacatcagtaacaacaacaataataactacaacaataaaacaacaagggcaacaaaaggaaataaataaatatttttaaaaataaaaaaaaatgatcactTGAAGCTGTTCTGAAAAAAGTCTggggtgggggcctgggtggtggtgcacctggttgagtgcacatgttagagtgcacaaggacctaggttcaatcccctggtccccacctacagggggaaagctttgcgagtagtgaagcagggctgcagttgtctctctgtatctctcccttcctatcacccccctttccctgttgatttctggctgcctctatccaataaataaataaagattaaaaagaagaaggagaagaaaaagcttGGGCTGTCTTGGCAGGGCCAGATCAAATGACTGCAGGCTGTCTCTGGCCACCAGCTCTGGCCACCTAGCTCCAGCCTCAGCctcggctgtgtgtgtgtgtgcgtgtgcgtgtgtgtgtgtgtgtgtgtgtgtgtctgtgtgtgtgtaagcttGGCTGCCCCGGGTGAGGAAGGCAGGATGGGGCACCTTGTAGAGGGTGTGGAAGGGAAGTAATCTTAGACATAAGGGGCTCTTTGGGGcagctctgtccctctgtctcttactgaccccccacccccacccctgcttccATCAGCAGAGGGCCAAGGCCGGGGCTCAGGATGGGGGTGGTCACACCAGGCACCTCCTTGCTGGCAGCAGCATTCTTCTGCAGCTTAGCTCTTCCATGGCCCCATGccatcccccaacccccagtccaGCTTTCTCCAAAGGCCCCTTCTGCTGGGGGACAGAAGGAAGACCCTAGGCTTCTTCCCCACATGCCCCTGGTGGACTAAGGGGTGGGTGGGGCAGGCACCCAAGGTGTGGGAAACTGCTGGAGGAAGGGCAGCATGAGGCCACAGCCTGCCAGGCCCGAATGCCTGGCGACACTAAGCTCACCCACACGGCAGCGTCCCTTCCTCTGCCCAGCTGGCAGCCACGTGTGAGTCTGAAAATGCCAGGGGCTGCAGAGGAAGGGCACAGCCCAGTGGAGAGGGGATTCCAGCACTGCACCCCACTGCTGATCTAAGCTGACTTGCAGTAGCACCTCAATCTGCACAGAAAGCTAACCCAAGGTCCAGAGGCAGCCCTGACTCCACCCTAGCTAACTCAGTCTAACCTGGTGCGCGATAGGCTCACCCCTGCCAGCCCCAGCACCAGCTTGGCTCACTGTGCTTGGGGCTGCTTGTTTGTCTACTAGGAGAAAACAAGGGAAGAGGGTAAGAGGCTGCGGGTTCAAGCTCTTTTTGGGCTCTAATGCCAGACCCACTCTACTCCCGCACATAAACCAGCCTCACATCTCATCtcgatgggggtggggagtgggggtcacTCAGCACTGTCCTCCCCCTCTGCCGTCACTCACAGTACTAACTGTAAACCCTGTGCCTGTCTGCAACTCCATTTTAAGAGCAGGCCTAAGGAGAGGGCAGGCTGGTTCCCTGCTCAGACCAGAAACTCTTACTGGGGCTCTCAAGGTGGCCCACACTTTCAGTCTCGTAGCTCTGACTATCCCCTCCAGGTGGGTCAACTAACAACACCCAGCACCCGGTGGCCAGGTCAGCATCTCCCTGGTAGGCACTAAAGGTTGACACAATTCAGAACACAGCCAACTAGGAGCTGGGCCCTACCCTGGTGTGTCAACTACCCCCCACTTCTATCAGCCAACCAGGTCTGTCTTTCAGGGTCTCTGTTGCCCAGTTCTGCCTGCCACCTACCTAACCATCTCTCTTCCCAACAGCTTGGAGTCCTGAGTTGGTGGGCTGAggggttggtgggggtggggtggcctgCTCGGTCCATTTCCAGATGCCAGGACCCAGGTAGCCCGGCCACCTGTTGGCATAGCCTTGCAACCCCTGCCATTGTCTGGACACCCTTCTGCCCCTGAGGCTGAATCCTGAGCAGGCCCCTGGGGGACACCCTGGGACACTGGGTGCAGGAGCAAGTCCTCCTGAGGCACCCCAAATCCAGTCAGCTGCTGGAGAAGCCAGCTCCGTCACTCTCAGGAGCGGTCGGGGGGGGGCAAGGGTTGAGCTGTGGTCAGCTGACAGTACCCAGGGCCCACTCCCTCTGTCTGCCTCATCTCCCTGGGCCCTCCCAGCCGGCTTTTACTTGCTGTTCTCTGCCCACAGCGCCAGGGGCACCCACACACCAGCCTGGGTGTGACTGGACCAAAGCACTGGCTTTGACCTCTGTTCTGGTCAGCACTGGATCTCCCAGGCTCACATAGCACCTACCCTGGCCAGGCCCCATGGGGCAAGCAGTGGGCTGGGGTTGAGGGCCAGAGGGTAGGAGGGGTCAGCCTGGGTGCTAGTGTGCCCAACAGTCCCTCCTGGCTCTCAGAGGCCTTGGAGGGGACAGGCTCCTCTGACAGAGCCCAGACTCCCTGAAGTCTAGCCAGTCCTCATTCTGCTTTCACCCCACAACCTCCTGACCACACCTGGGAGGGATGGGGTGCCTGCCGCGTTCACCTGGGCTAGGTGCTGTAAAGCTGCCGAACATGGGCCTGGCTCCTCACCAGCTGTTGCTCAGACAGACTGCGCTGCCGGCTGTCTCTAGCAGCCTAGTGGGGAGACCCCTGTATCTCCTGGAGTCCTACTGTCCTTCTGACCCACCCAGGTCTCCtgaagcatgtgtgtgtgtggggctgcGTTCCTCAACACATTCCCAAGGGGAGCAGAATGAACTCATCCTTGGGTGGATGGGGTGGGAGAGGGCCCCCAGAAATTTGGACTGGTCTCAGAGAAGTTGGACTCTGGGTGATCCTGGGCAGGACCCTGGTTTTTGGAGTTGGGGTGCTTAGTGCCAGGGCTGGGGGCAGGAGAGCCGGAGGTGACTCAACGGCTGGGTGGGGCCCAGTGAGGGAAGATGGCGCCCaactgggagagagggagactcaTGTGGcagcttgggggtggggaggggggacgtCTTTCCATGTATcccctttggggggggggcaaagaagTCCAAAGGAGGAGGCTGGGGTCCAGGAGACAGGAGGCACTTGGGATAATCTGGGATCCTCCAGTGActgattccctccctccctccttccctttcccagaGACCCCTGTCTGAATTATTTCTCCTTGACCTGCCCTCCAGTTCTCTACCtggctgcctcagtttccctgccaCACAGGTCAGGCCTTGGGCTCTTACCCAAGCGTCTTCTCCTCATCCCTCTAACCATTGGAATGGGTGCAGGGGCACCCTTGGGGAAAGCGCGACGGTGTGCTGCCGCCCCCCCACGCCCCCGGCCATCTTTGCCCCCCCAGGAAGCGGCCTGCCACCGGCAGAATTCCAACCACGAGGGGGCGCCCTCCAGCGCGCTGCCCCCGGGTGGGGGGCGCCTTCCTAGGCTCCAGGAGCCACCCCTAGGGGGTAGTTGGAGAAGGGCGCCGGTCCTCCCGCCCTGTCCAAGTCCCCGGGAGGAGGGTCCCGCAGCGCAGCCGGGGCCCGTGGGGGCGGGCGGGCGCTCACCTCCAGAGCTTGCCCAGCGTCTTGCTGAGCTCGGCGTTGTGCAGGTGCGGGTACTGGTCGGCCAGCTTCCTGCGCGCCGCCTGCGCCCACACCATGAAGGCGTTCATGGGCCGCTTGACGTGCGGCTTGCTCTTGCTGGCGCCGTTGACGCGCACGGGCATGGGCACCAGCGTCCAGTCGTAGCCGCTCAGCACCTGGCTGACCGCTTCGCGGATGCACACGGGGAATTTGTCGTCGTCCCCTTCACCGTCCTGCTGCTCCTTCTTCACCTTGCCCAGCTCGCCAGGCCCCGGGCTGGCTCGCAGGCCCGATCCCCCGCCGCCGCCGTCGGGCCCCAGAGAGGGCGCGGCCCCCGGCGACAGGCAGCGGGGCTCCTCCGAGCCCACCGGGCTCAGCTCCACCTCCGACAGGTCCTGTTCCTCCGCCATGTCGCCCCCGGCCGCCGCCTCCCCGGGGCCCTCCGGCGTCCCCGCAAAGACTCCGACGCCCACCTGGACGGGGAGGAGGGCGAGATGGAGCAGGGGGCTCGGAGTGGGGTCCTGGGCCCTGAGGGCGGCGGGGACCCCACTGCGCACCCCCAGGGCGGCGAGAACCCCACTGCGCACCCCCAGGGCGGCGAGGATCCCACTGCGCGCCCCCCAGGGCGGCGGGGACCCCAGCGCCTCGGCCCGGCCCGGAGCTCCCGCGACCCCACCGCCGTAGGTCGGCCACATGCCTGCGCCTGGCGTGGCCTCCGGGTGCCCGCCTCTCCCGCtccccaccacctggtcccaactgTCTCCTGGTGTGGGTGACTCTGGGTTTTTTTAAACCTCTTTTTTTGGGTGGAGGTTTGTTgatggaaaaggaagaaaaacggACTCTTTCTTCTGCTCTAATCCGACTCCTGGAATTTCCCAccttttctctcacctctcttcttccctccctcctgccccaaaGGGTCcagaggggcagggtggggggcagaggcgGATGTCAGGGTCCCCCAGCTGGGCTGCGCACTCACTCACCTCCTCACACCTCTCCTCCAGTCTGGGGCTCGTCCTTAGGAAGTGGAAAACCGAGTCCCAAGGTGTGCGGTCCAGCTCGGGAGTGGGGGGTGACGCTGGTGGGctgggagggaggggctgggagacccTGAGCCTCAGGCTACGGCCTGGTGTGGAGGGAGCCTGAATCCTCACACCAAACACCCTGGCCGGACAGCCCGAGACTGACTGAGCTCCCAGCAGCGGCTGAGggctggggaaggaaggagggggagagggggagggggaggggagggagggaagggcagAAGGTGGAGCCTCCAGCACTTGCCTTCATCCCCAACACTCAGGGCTCCTCTGCCAGGCCCCCCCACCTCAGCTCCTGCACTGGGGCCCCAGGCCCATGTTGAGGCCTGGGCTTAGACAGGGAGACTGAGGAGTGGGGGCTGTCCCACCAGGTAAGCAAGCCTAGGGGTGCAGGTGGGTGGGCAGACCTTGTTGCTGGGGGGAAACTGGGCCCAGGGAGGACCACCAAGCTGGCCCTCAGGTGGCAAGGATGGGAGGGCATGCCCATGGCAGGGCAGATGGCCTGTGATTTTGACTTGAGACATCCCATTGAGGCTGACCGTGGCTAGGGCCCCagtcctcagccctcagcccacgTCCTGCCCTCACACAGGCTGGCCACTTTGCCTCAGCAATGTCCACTCCTGGGCAACCTTTTGTCCAGTGCAGAGACCCAGTGCCAGGCCTCAGCTCAGCCACTGTCCCCTTTCTACGGGGCCTCCAGCTCACCTGAGTGGACTGGCTTAAAGAGCCAGGACTTAAGTTCCCAGGATGctctgtggggctgggggtgtgtgtgctcAGATCCCTGGAAAAGACATTCTGGGGCCCTAGCTCTTTCCACATGGGGTGCATGTTGTCCTgagagacgtgtgtgtgtgtgtgtgtgtgtgtgtgtgcgtgtgcgtgtgtgtgtgtgtgagagagagagagagagagagagagaaggtgggttctAGTCCCCCCTCATCCAGAACAGGGTTCTGTTCACTCTGCCTCACTGCT encodes the following:
- the SOX10 gene encoding transcription factor SOX-10; the protein is MAEEQDLSEVELSPVGSEEPRCLSPGAAPSLGPDGGGGGSGLRASPGPGELGKVKKEQQDGEGDDDKFPVCIREAVSQVLSGYDWTLVPMPVRVNGASKSKPHVKRPMNAFMVWAQAARRKLADQYPHLHNAELSKTLGKLWRLLNESDKRPFIEEAERLRMQHKKDHPDYKYQPRRRKNGKAAQGEAECPGAEAEQGGTAAIQAHYKSAHLDHRHPGEGSPMSDGNPEHPSGQSHGPPTPPTTPKTDLQAGKADLKRDGRSLGEGGKPHIDFGNVDIGEISHEVMSNMETFDVAELDQYLPPNGHPGHVGSYSAAGYGLGSALAVASGHSAWISKPPGVALPTVSPPGVDAKAQVKTESAGPQGAPHYADQPSTSQIAYTSLSLPHYGSAFPSISRPQFDYSDHQSSGPYYGHSGQASGLYSAFSYMGPSQRPLYTAISDPSPSGPQSHSPTHWEQPVYTTLSRP